ATCCGCCGGTGACTTTCCCTGCAAATGCGGATTCAGTACGCGATACAATGCTTTGTACTGCACTTGTGAATGAACAAGGTGTGCGTGTTTCAACCGTAGAACACTTAAACGCAGCATTAGCAGGTTTAGGTATCGATAATATTATTATTGAAGTTGATGCACCTGAAATTCCAATCATGGACGGTAGTGCAAGCCCATTTATTTACCTGCTTTTAGATGCAGGTATTGAAGAACAAAATGCACCGAAGAAATTTATTCGTATTAAGAAAAATGTACGAGTAGAAGACGGTGATAAATGGGCAGAATTTAAACCTTACAATGGTTTCCGTTTAGATTTCACAATCGACTTTAATCATCCTGCGATTAGTAAAAATGTACGTAATTATGTGATGGATTTCTCTGCACAAGCATTCGTACATCAAATTAGTCGTGCAAGAACCTTTGGTTTCATGAAAGATATTGAGTATCTTCAATCTCAAGGTCTTGCGTTGGGTGGTAGCCTAGATAATGCTATCGTATTAGATGATTACCGTATCTTAAATGAAGACGGATTACGCTTCAGAGATGAATTAGTTCGTCACAAGATGCTTGATGCGATTGGCGATCTGTATATGTGTGGCTATAACATCATCGGTGATTTCAAAGCTTATAAATCTGGTCACGGTTTAAATAATAAGTTACTCCGTGCTGTACTTGCCGATCAAGAAGCGTGGGAATTTGTTACCTTTGAAGATAAGAAACAAGTTCCACAAGGTTATGTTGCACCTGCCCAGGTACTCATCTAACAATGTTTTGTTGAAAAGCTATACTTCTTTCGGGAGTATAGCTTTTTTATTTCCCATCTTGCTCTATTATTTTTGTTTTCGGCGAAGGTAAAGAGCGGTCAAAAATAGAGGTATTTTTATTATGAAAAAATTATTTACCGTGCTTCCTCTTGTGCTAGCAACTTCTGCTGCAATGGCATATGAACAGGACAAAACCTATCAATTTACCATATTGCACACAAATGATACGCACGGACATTTTTGGCCGAATGCAAAAGGCGAATATGGCTTTCCAGCACACAAAACAATTGTTAATCGTGTGAAAGCGGAAGTGGAGAAAAAAGGTGGCTCACTCGTTTTATTAAATGCAGGTGATTTTAATACTGGTGTACCTGAGTCAGATATGCAAACGGCAGAACCTGACATTAAAGCAATGAATGCGATGGGATATGAAGCAACTGTATTAGGTAACCACGAGTTTGATAATCCATTACAAATCCTTGACATGCAAGAAAAATGGGCGAACTTCCCATTCTTATCTGCAAACGTGATTAATATGAAAACAGGTAAAACCTTAGTTAAGCCCTATACCATTTTAAATAAACAAGATCTTAAAATTGCCGTGGTGGGTTTAACCACAGAAGATACTGCAAAATTAGGTAACCCAGAATATCTTCACAATGTGAAGTTTGAAGATCCAACAACAGTAGCAAAAGCCACATTAAAAGAGCTAAATGAAAAAGTTAAGCCCGATGTAAAAATCGCTTTAACACATATGGGCTATTACTATGATGCGAAACATGGTTCAAATGCACCAGGCGATGTAAGTCTTGCGCGTAATTTAGATAAAGGCGCATTCGATATGATTATCGGTGGCCACAGCCATGATCCGATTTGTGTGGATGACAAAGGTGTATGGATTAAAGATTATCAACCAACTCAGCCATGTAAACCAGATTTCCAAAATGGTACTTGGATTATGCAGGCGTTTGAATGGGGTAAATATGTTGGTCGTGCAGACTTTGAGTTCAAAAATGGTGAATTAAAATTAGTGAATTATCAATTAATTCCAGTGAACTTGAAGAAAAAAGTGAAAAAAGAAGATGGCAAAACAGAATATGTGAATTATGCCGAAGAGATTCCACAAGATCCAGAAATGGAAAAACTTTTAAAGTCTTACCAAGATAAAGGTGATGCTTTATTAAGCCAAAAAGTGGGTAAACTAAATGGTAAGTTAGAAGGTGATCGTACCATTATTCGTTTTGAACAAACTAACCTTGGTCACTTAATTGCAGAAGCACAACGCCAAAAAGCGAAAGCAGACATTGGTATCATGAACTCAGGTGGTATTCGTGATTCTATCCAAGAAGGTGATGTGACTTATAAAGACATTTTAAAAATCCATCCATTTGGTAACATTGTGAGCTATTTTGAATTAACCGGTAAAGAATTATTGGATTATTTAAATGTGGTGGCATTGAAAGAAGTAGATTCTGGTGCCTATGCACAATATTCAGGTATCAGCATGACAGTGAATCGTGCGGATAAGAAAGTTGAAAATGTGAAAATTCAAGGCAAACCATTGGATTTAAATAAAATTTACCGTATTTCTGTACCAAGTTATAATGCTGCAGGTGGAGATGGTTATCCGGTTATGACCAAAAATCCAACTTTTGTTAATACTGGTTTTATTGATGCGGATGTTTTAAAAGAATTTTTTGAGAAAAATTCACCTATTAATGCGGAGAAATACATCCCTCACAATGAAGTAACCTTTAAATAAGGAATGAAATGGCATTAGATTTATCAGAAATTCGTCAGCAAATTACGCAAATTGATCGCAGCTTGTTAAAGCTGCTTTCAGAGCGTCATCGTCTGGCATATGATGTAGTGAGAAGCAAAGAAGTTACGCAAAAAGCATTGCGCGATTTAGAGCGTGAGCAACAACTCTTACAAGAGCTTGTGCAATTTTCTGAAAGCCAAAATTATCAGCTTGAACCACAGTATATTACGTCAGTCTTCCAAAAGATTATTGAAGATTCTGTGCTAACGCAACAAGTGTATTTGCAGAAAAAGCTCAATGAGCAACGAGAAGAAACGTTACATATTGCTTTCTTAGGTAAGAGAGGTTCTTACTCTAATTTGGCTGCCCGTAACTATGCGGCTCGTTACCATCAACAATTTGCTGAAATCAGTTGCGATTCCTTTGCTCAAATTTTTGAAAAAGTTGAGATCGGAGAAGCTGATTATGGTGTACTTCCTTTAGAAAACACCACATCTGGTGCAATTAATGAAGTTTATGATTTGCTTCAACATACAACCTTATCTTTGGTGGGCGAGTTGGCTTATCCTATCAAGCACTGTGTTTTAGTGAATGAGCAGGATGATTTAAGCAAAATTGATACACTTTATAGCCATCCACAGGTGATCCAGCAGTGTAGTCAATTTATTCAAAGCCTTGAGCGTGTTCATATTGAGTTTTGCGAAAGTAGCTCTCATGCAATGCAGCTTGTATCAAGCTTGAATAAACCGAATATTGCGGCACTGGGCAATGAAGATGGCGGCAAGCTTTACGGCTTACATGTGTTAAAACATAATATTGCGAATCAAGAAAACAATATTACTCGTTTTATTGTAGTGGCAAAACAAGCTCGAGAAGTTTCACCGCAAATTCACACGAAAACTTTATTGTTGATGACAACATCGCAACAAGCGGGTTCTTTGGTGGATGCTTTACTTGTGTTTAAAAAGCACGGTATTAATATGACGAAGCTTGAATCTCGTCCTATTTATGGCAAGCCTTGGGAGGAAATGTTTTATTTGGAGATTGAAGGAAATATTCATCATCCAGATACCCAAATTGCCTTGGAAGAGCTTAAGCAATTCAGTAATTATCTGAAAGTGCTTGGTTGTTATCCAAGTGAAATAGTGAAGCCTGCGAAGGTATAACGAAAATAAAAAAAGAGCGGTCGATTTAAAACAACGTTAAAATCGACCGCTCTTTTTATTGAGAATTCTTAAGCTTTTTTCAAGAACTCTGATTTCAACATGATTTTGCCACAATCGACATTGTGATCTCCGTTAACTAAACGGATATTTTTGAATTTCGTGCCTTTCTTCAACACTTCAGATGAACCTTTTAATTTCAAATCTTTAATCAAAAGTACATCATCACCATCGGCTAATAAATTACCGTTGCTGTCTTTAACAATCAGTTGATCTTCATCGGCTTCAACTGCTTCGTTACCATTCCATTCATTACCGCAATCAGGGCAAACAAAATTCACAGAATCGTGATAAACATATTCACCTTTACATTTTGGGCAAGCTGGCATTTGATCCATTTCTTTTTCCTTCTTTATCTGATTTAAGCAAAGTATAATGCGCACGGAGTATAACAAAAAAGTGACTATTCGCCAAAAAATGGGCATTTCACGGAATTTATGAGGTATTTATGAAAAAAATCATGCTTTTGAGCGCTGTGATGGGGAGTTTAATCTCAGCCAATACATTCGCTCACAATATTCAACCTAATCAACTTTTAGCCAATGTAACGGTTTCGGATAAAGGCGAAATCACTTTAAATGGCAATGATGTAGCGTATAAATCGTGGAGCTCAACGGCATTACCTGGCAAAGTCCGTGTGATTCAGCATATTGCAGGCAGAAGTGCGGCAAAAGAGAAAAATCAAGCGATGATCGAAGCCATCAAAGCAGCTCATTTTAACCAAGCCAAATATCAAACCACGACCATTATTAATGCTGATGATGCCGTTGTGGGCACGGGTATGTTTGTGAAAAGTAGCGCAGAAAAAGGCAAAAAAGAAAATGCCCATAGCCAAGTGATTTTAGATGATAAAAGTGCGGTTAAAAATGCGTGGGGATTACGTGAAAAAGACAGCGTGATTATTTTGCTTGATAAAACCGGCAAGGTGCAATTTGTGAAAGAAGGTAAATTGACGGATGATGAAGTCAAAGAAGTGATTTCACGTGCAAC
The sequence above is a segment of the Haemophilus parainfluenzae genome. Coding sequences within it:
- a CDS encoding zinc ribbon domain-containing protein YjdM, encoding MDQMPACPKCKGEYVYHDSVNFVCPDCGNEWNGNEAVEADEDQLIVKDSNGNLLADGDDVLLIKDLKLKGSSEVLKKGTKFKNIRLVNGDHNVDCGKIMLKSEFLKKA
- a CDS encoding YtfJ family protein, which codes for MKKIMLLSAVMGSLISANTFAHNIQPNQLLANVTVSDKGEITLNGNDVAYKSWSSTALPGKVRVIQHIAGRSAAKEKNQAMIEAIKAAHFNQAKYQTTTIINADDAVVGTGMFVKSSAEKGKKENAHSQVILDDKSAVKNAWGLREKDSVIILLDKTGKVQFVKEGKLTDDEVKEVISRATALMAK
- the pheA gene encoding prephenate dehydratase, yielding MALDLSEIRQQITQIDRSLLKLLSERHRLAYDVVRSKEVTQKALRDLEREQQLLQELVQFSESQNYQLEPQYITSVFQKIIEDSVLTQQVYLQKKLNEQREETLHIAFLGKRGSYSNLAARNYAARYHQQFAEISCDSFAQIFEKVEIGEADYGVLPLENTTSGAINEVYDLLQHTTLSLVGELAYPIKHCVLVNEQDDLSKIDTLYSHPQVIQQCSQFIQSLERVHIEFCESSSHAMQLVSSLNKPNIAALGNEDGGKLYGLHVLKHNIANQENNITRFIVVAKQAREVSPQIHTKTLLLMTTSQQAGSLVDALLVFKKHGINMTKLESRPIYGKPWEEMFYLEIEGNIHHPDTQIALEELKQFSNYLKVLGCYPSEIVKPAKV
- the lpxC gene encoding UDP-3-O-acyl-N-acetylglucosamine deacetylase, whose protein sequence is MIKQRTLKQSIKVTGVGLHSGKKVTLTLRPAMPNTGVIYCRTDLNPPVTFPANADSVRDTMLCTALVNEQGVRVSTVEHLNAALAGLGIDNIIIEVDAPEIPIMDGSASPFIYLLLDAGIEEQNAPKKFIRIKKNVRVEDGDKWAEFKPYNGFRLDFTIDFNHPAISKNVRNYVMDFSAQAFVHQISRARTFGFMKDIEYLQSQGLALGGSLDNAIVLDDYRILNEDGLRFRDELVRHKMLDAIGDLYMCGYNIIGDFKAYKSGHGLNNKLLRAVLADQEAWEFVTFEDKKQVPQGYVAPAQVLI
- the ushA gene encoding bifunctional UDP-sugar hydrolase/5'-nucleotidase UshA, whose translation is MKKLFTVLPLVLATSAAMAYEQDKTYQFTILHTNDTHGHFWPNAKGEYGFPAHKTIVNRVKAEVEKKGGSLVLLNAGDFNTGVPESDMQTAEPDIKAMNAMGYEATVLGNHEFDNPLQILDMQEKWANFPFLSANVINMKTGKTLVKPYTILNKQDLKIAVVGLTTEDTAKLGNPEYLHNVKFEDPTTVAKATLKELNEKVKPDVKIALTHMGYYYDAKHGSNAPGDVSLARNLDKGAFDMIIGGHSHDPICVDDKGVWIKDYQPTQPCKPDFQNGTWIMQAFEWGKYVGRADFEFKNGELKLVNYQLIPVNLKKKVKKEDGKTEYVNYAEEIPQDPEMEKLLKSYQDKGDALLSQKVGKLNGKLEGDRTIIRFEQTNLGHLIAEAQRQKAKADIGIMNSGGIRDSIQEGDVTYKDILKIHPFGNIVSYFELTGKELLDYLNVVALKEVDSGAYAQYSGISMTVNRADKKVENVKIQGKPLDLNKIYRISVPSYNAAGGDGYPVMTKNPTFVNTGFIDADVLKEFFEKNSPINAEKYIPHNEVTFK